In Luteimonas viscosa, the following proteins share a genomic window:
- a CDS encoding exodeoxyribonuclease III, translating to MARDRTLKLATFNVNGIGTRLPQLLAWLAKEAPDVVALQELKAADDAFPAAALEEAGYGALWQGQRSWNGVALLGRGVLPLESRRGLPGDPTDRQSRYLEAAVHGIVVAALYLPNGNPQPGPKFDYKLRWMQRLARHASGLVDLPHPVVLMGDYNVIPTDGDVYDPWAWRKDALIQPEVREAYAQLLAQGWTDALHAHFGEAAPYTFWDYFRRHAERDRGLRIDHLLLNPALAPRLVDAGVDRWVRLQDKASDHAPTWIRITATAPAPRARKAARSTAPAKPRTASPARRAPRRAPAD from the coding sequence ATGGCGCGCGACAGGACCCTGAAGCTGGCGACCTTCAACGTCAACGGCATCGGTACCCGCCTGCCGCAGCTGCTGGCGTGGCTGGCGAAGGAAGCGCCGGACGTGGTCGCCCTGCAGGAGCTCAAGGCCGCGGATGACGCCTTTCCTGCGGCCGCGCTGGAGGAAGCCGGTTACGGCGCGCTCTGGCAGGGACAGCGTTCGTGGAACGGGGTGGCGCTGCTGGGGCGCGGCGTGCTGCCGCTGGAAAGCCGGCGGGGCCTGCCGGGCGATCCCACGGACAGGCAGAGCCGCTACCTGGAAGCGGCCGTGCACGGCATCGTCGTCGCGGCCCTGTACCTGCCCAACGGCAATCCGCAACCCGGGCCGAAGTTCGACTACAAGCTGCGCTGGATGCAGCGCCTGGCGCGCCATGCGTCGGGCCTGGTCGACCTGCCGCATCCAGTGGTGCTGATGGGCGACTACAACGTGATCCCCACCGACGGCGACGTCTACGACCCCTGGGCCTGGCGCAAGGACGCGCTGATCCAGCCCGAAGTGCGCGAGGCATATGCGCAACTGCTGGCCCAGGGCTGGACCGACGCGCTCCACGCCCACTTCGGCGAGGCCGCGCCGTATACGTTCTGGGACTACTTCCGTCGCCATGCCGAGCGCGACCGGGGCCTGCGCATCGATCACCTGCTGCTGAACCCCGCGCTGGCGCCACGCCTGGTGGATGCAGGCGTCGACCGCTGGGTGCGCCTGCAGGACAAGGCCAGCGACCACGCGCCGACGTGGATCCGCATCACCGCCACCGCACCGGCGCCTCGTGCCCGCAAGGCCGCCCGCAGCACCGCTCCGGCGAAGCCGCGTACCGCGAGCCCGGCCAGGCGCGCTCCGCGACGAGCACCGGCAGACTGA
- a CDS encoding GlcG/HbpS family heme-binding protein yields MNHLVACLAAATLLCISPSIAAQESRAVLQSATADAIRDHCLARAAGTGVPIAVAVFDHGGDLVSFGRHDGATPATGAVAQWKGRSAAVYLNPSAVTGTWNIPSAPMIATVEGGVPLFTRDGTGIGGVGVSGAAPEFDAECGTLAAEAAGLVVAPP; encoded by the coding sequence ATGAACCATCTCGTCGCTTGCCTGGCCGCGGCCACCCTGCTGTGCATCAGCCCTTCCATCGCGGCGCAGGAGTCGCGCGCAGTACTCCAGTCGGCCACCGCGGACGCCATCCGCGACCACTGCCTCGCCCGCGCGGCGGGCACCGGCGTTCCGATTGCGGTCGCGGTGTTCGACCACGGCGGCGACCTGGTGAGCTTCGGCCGGCACGACGGCGCGACGCCGGCGACCGGCGCGGTGGCGCAATGGAAAGGGCGTTCGGCTGCCGTCTACCTCAATCCGTCCGCGGTGACGGGCACCTGGAACATACCGTCCGCACCGATGATCGCGACCGTCGAAGGCGGCGTGCCCTTGTTCACCAGGGACGGAACGGGCATCGGCGGCGTCGGCGTGTCCGGTGCGGCGCCGGAATTCGATGCCGAGTGCGGGACGCTGGCCGCGGAAGCCGCGGGCCTGGTGGTGGCGCCTCCCTGA
- a CDS encoding sensor domain-containing diguanylate cyclase has protein sequence MPHDSIAGDPRNRNLQFVRRIHGMRMLGTLLCMLPIASVLDERGASPWAWALLVANALAWPQVAYYTSRRARDPVAAQFRCLLLDSASAGAWVALMAVSTAPAALFVTMATADKIAAGGWAFVRRSTLALLGTFVLVWALLGFPFQPLTSQRTLLLCIPFLFVYTVVLSVVTHRLRSRILDQNRELERLNRTDPTMQVPNRPHFEAVASAELARFRRSGRPATLLLLDVDSFKAINDRYGHGMGDVVLKRIAALLRVSVREADLPARYGGDEFAVLLVDTDTTRAMQVAERIRQEAAQQTFDAEPGLRCTLSIGVAEVTADDATLDAWVHAADAALYRAKAAGRNRVVAA, from the coding sequence ATGCCGCACGACTCGATCGCCGGGGACCCGCGAAACCGGAACCTCCAGTTCGTCCGCCGCATCCACGGCATGCGCATGCTCGGGACGCTGCTGTGCATGCTGCCGATCGCGTCGGTGCTCGACGAGCGCGGTGCCTCGCCCTGGGCCTGGGCTCTGCTTGTGGCGAACGCGCTGGCATGGCCGCAGGTCGCCTACTACACGAGCCGGCGCGCGCGCGATCCGGTGGCCGCGCAGTTCCGCTGCCTGCTGCTCGACTCGGCCTCCGCCGGGGCCTGGGTCGCCCTGATGGCGGTCAGCACCGCGCCCGCGGCCCTGTTCGTCACCATGGCCACCGCAGACAAGATCGCCGCAGGCGGCTGGGCCTTCGTGCGGCGATCGACGCTCGCGCTGCTGGGCACCTTCGTGCTGGTCTGGGCCCTGCTCGGCTTTCCCTTCCAGCCGCTCACCTCGCAACGCACGCTGCTGCTGTGCATTCCCTTCCTGTTCGTCTACACGGTGGTGCTGAGCGTGGTGACCCACCGGTTGAGGAGCCGGATCCTCGACCAGAACCGCGAACTCGAACGCCTCAACCGCACCGACCCGACGATGCAGGTGCCGAACCGGCCACACTTCGAGGCCGTGGCCTCGGCGGAACTGGCGCGTTTCCGCCGATCGGGACGTCCGGCGACGCTGCTGCTGCTGGACGTCGACAGTTTCAAGGCGATCAACGACCGCTACGGCCACGGCATGGGCGACGTCGTGCTCAAGCGCATCGCCGCCCTGCTGCGGGTGAGCGTGCGCGAGGCGGACCTGCCGGCGCGCTATGGCGGCGACGAGTTCGCGGTGCTGCTGGTCGACACCGACACGACGCGGGCGATGCAGGTCGCCGAACGGATCCGCCAGGAAGCCGCGCAACAGACCTTCGATGCCGAGCCGGGCCTGCGCTGCACCCTCAGCATCGGCGTGGCGGAGGTGACCGCCGACGACGCCACGCTCGATGCATGGGTGCACGCCGCCGACGCGGCCCTGTACCGGGCCAAGGCGGCGGGCAGGAATCGGGTGGTCGCTGCCTGA
- a CDS encoding endonuclease/exonuclease/phosphatase family protein, with amino-acid sequence MQPLCACLLLLALCACQSMAPETPLRVMSFNVRVPVDADGPDRWELRRDAMVRTIRDADPDLLGTQELVRAQGEFLAARLPQYAWFGRSRGAGDDDEQMAVFYRRDAMRLLESGHFWLSDTPEVAGSISWGHPYPRMATWGLFERRTDRQRFYLFNTHLPYRAEDGAARVRGAELVLRRLAELPPGVPVIVVGDFNDTPGSAVHRALTGALQDAWIEAPRREGPEGTFHGFTGDAGKRIDWVMHRGLRVRLARTLDRAVDGRLPSDHFPLLVEFEPAAVRDGGSGDEPPH; translated from the coding sequence ATGCAACCGCTGTGCGCCTGCCTGTTGCTGTTGGCGCTGTGCGCCTGCCAGTCGATGGCGCCGGAGACGCCGCTGCGGGTGATGAGTTTCAACGTCCGCGTACCGGTGGACGCGGACGGTCCCGACCGCTGGGAGCTGCGCCGCGACGCGATGGTGCGCACGATCCGCGACGCGGACCCGGACCTGCTCGGGACCCAGGAGCTGGTCCGCGCCCAGGGCGAATTCCTGGCCGCGCGCCTGCCGCAGTACGCGTGGTTCGGACGCAGCCGCGGTGCGGGAGACGACGACGAGCAGATGGCCGTGTTCTACCGGCGCGATGCGATGCGCCTGCTCGAATCCGGCCATTTCTGGCTGTCGGACACGCCCGAGGTGGCGGGCAGCATCAGCTGGGGGCACCCGTACCCGCGCATGGCGACCTGGGGCCTGTTCGAGCGTCGCACCGACCGGCAGCGGTTCTATCTGTTCAACACCCACCTGCCGTACCGCGCGGAGGACGGAGCGGCACGCGTGCGTGGTGCGGAACTCGTCCTGCGACGGCTTGCCGAGCTGCCGCCCGGGGTACCGGTGATCGTGGTCGGCGATTTCAACGACACGCCCGGCAGTGCCGTGCATCGCGCGCTCACCGGCGCCCTGCAAGACGCCTGGATCGAAGCGCCACGGCGCGAGGGTCCCGAGGGCACCTTCCATGGTTTCACCGGCGATGCCGGCAAACGCATCGACTGGGTGATGCACCGCGGCCTGCGCGTGCGCCTTGCGCGCACCTTGGATCGGGCGGTGGACGGGCGCCTGCCCTCGGACCACTTCCCGCTGCTGGTCGAATTCGAGCCGGCCGCGGTGCGCGACGGCGGAAGCGGCGACGAACCTCCGCACTGA
- a CDS encoding OBAP family protein, which yields MRSLVTASLALLLAACGGGDTVPNVETPGRDEPPKTRVLDAGAAMLQDKPPIDAINAYLDGFHFYSGRLQAQMEAHHYCSVLNEDVIQCVIYDGNVREARIMGVEYIIGESLFAGLPEAEKALWHSHVHEVKSGQLVAPGLPRVAERELMEKLVRTYGKTWHTWHTDLDKDLPYGVPQLMMGFTADGQADPDMVAARDARLGVDSTQRRRDRAGIQVPPVLPGADAWQRGNAIQLEDPTGHAHASHGGARDRERDGDAPQDNARSRVPPR from the coding sequence ATGCGATCACTGGTCACGGCTTCGCTGGCCCTGTTGCTCGCCGCCTGCGGTGGCGGCGATACCGTGCCCAACGTGGAGACACCCGGACGCGACGAGCCCCCGAAGACGCGCGTGCTCGACGCCGGCGCGGCGATGCTGCAGGACAAGCCCCCGATCGACGCGATCAACGCCTACCTCGACGGCTTCCACTTCTACAGCGGCCGGCTGCAGGCGCAGATGGAGGCGCACCACTACTGCTCGGTGCTCAACGAGGACGTCATCCAGTGCGTGATCTACGACGGCAACGTGCGCGAGGCCAGGATCATGGGCGTGGAGTACATCATCGGCGAGTCGCTGTTCGCGGGCCTGCCGGAGGCGGAGAAGGCGCTCTGGCACAGCCATGTCCACGAAGTGAAATCCGGCCAGCTGGTGGCACCCGGGCTGCCGCGGGTGGCCGAACGCGAGCTGATGGAGAAACTGGTCCGTACCTACGGCAAGACCTGGCATACCTGGCACACCGACCTGGACAAGGACCTGCCGTACGGCGTGCCGCAGCTGATGATGGGCTTCACCGCCGACGGCCAGGCCGATCCGGACATGGTCGCCGCCCGCGACGCGCGCCTGGGCGTGGACAGTACGCAGCGCAGGCGCGATCGCGCCGGTATCCAGGTGCCGCCGGTCCTGCCCGGCGCGGACGCCTGGCAGCGGGGAAACGCGATCCAGCTCGAGGACCCGACCGGGCACGCGCATGCCTCGCATGGCGGAGCACGGGACCGGGAGCGCGACGGGGACGCACCGCAGGACAATGCGCGTTCGCGCGTGCCGCCGCGCTGA
- a CDS encoding DUF4175 domain-containing protein — MSDLPVTGEVSNSKLAAVFASRDAARDAAAAMIAQLDLQPAQVKMVTPESADVDIKLEPEGGGIWRTIVIAHVRLGIAGAVFGLLLFGILTWAGVPFVVQSPWAAGLAALGFGTTAGLLIGGLVSLRPDHDRYIQATRDAMEEGGTTIVVHALSAEQQTRAAEFLSRRGGEITQTL; from the coding sequence ATGTCAGACCTGCCCGTGACCGGCGAGGTGTCCAACAGCAAGCTGGCCGCCGTCTTCGCCAGCCGTGACGCCGCGCGCGACGCCGCGGCGGCCATGATCGCGCAGTTGGATCTGCAACCGGCCCAGGTCAAGATGGTCACGCCCGAAAGCGCCGACGTGGACATCAAGCTGGAGCCGGAGGGCGGTGGCATCTGGCGCACGATCGTGATCGCGCATGTCCGGCTGGGGATCGCGGGCGCGGTATTCGGCCTGCTGCTGTTCGGGATCCTGACGTGGGCGGGCGTGCCCTTCGTCGTGCAATCGCCATGGGCCGCCGGGCTGGCGGCGCTTGGGTTCGGCACCACCGCCGGCCTGCTGATCGGTGGCCTGGTGTCGCTGCGCCCCGACCACGACCGCTACATCCAGGCCACGCGCGATGCGATGGAGGAGGGCGGTACCACGATCGTGGTCCACGCCCTGTCGGCCGAGCAGCAGACGCGCGCCGCGGAATTCCTCTCGCGCCGTGGCGGCGAGATCACGCAGACGCTCTGA
- a CDS encoding right-handed parallel beta-helix repeat-containing protein, producing MPSIHCVLRAHRRRLSRLFVLGLLAAGVAVAVPAFAQPSGGPYGPVARSYEVPGQGTVYYVAPDGTANATGAELARPTTIESAIARVVTGDTIVLRGGTYRTGGLQLNQGITLQPYRDERPVFKGTRVASEWEELRDGVWRTKWTTLFPAQPLAWWRREREGMRTPLHRFNNDMVFVDGKPLLSQGWAGELGEDGYYIDYEQGYVYIGVDPADRLVEITAHDIALHRPSREVHGKPSDRKGPTIRGLTFTQYAFRAIDIEGKKPSTGPNEEPTDDPVDVSDPADHGKEVVGTTLENVTISFTSRVAGYFRGDGLVIRNSLISDTGTEGIYVIGSSDVLLERNIIRRNNIEQLTGYYPAAVKIFNQSYRVTVRDNLVIDHPHSNGVWYDVGNVDGVFANNHVEGTLIGFFFEISRGVVVAGNVFVDNEQGVRILNSADARIYHNTFLDSPVLIDRNERSAQGDHFGWHPRTGPDVDEREGHAFEGNLLAASAGFDASLLRFEQPAALCDTLRRPMTTRVDGNVYARADEDGEPLIVWSPVAAKDCEARFATLQGFRKATGLETRGVSLQGHAGALFRSVELRRFELAGRPPGMEEVAVAPEAREALGWQAETALPGAVPAPD from the coding sequence ATGCCGTCCATCCACTGCGTGCTCCGCGCGCATCGTCGCCGTCTGTCCCGACTGTTCGTGCTCGGTCTGCTCGCAGCCGGCGTGGCTGTGGCCGTTCCGGCCTTCGCGCAGCCGTCCGGTGGGCCGTATGGCCCCGTCGCCCGGTCCTACGAGGTACCCGGCCAGGGCACGGTCTACTACGTCGCGCCGGACGGCACGGCGAACGCGACCGGGGCGGAGCTGGCACGACCGACGACGATCGAATCCGCGATCGCACGGGTGGTCACCGGCGACACCATCGTCCTGCGCGGCGGCACCTACCGGACCGGCGGGCTCCAGCTCAACCAGGGCATCACCCTGCAGCCGTACCGCGACGAGCGGCCCGTGTTCAAGGGCACGCGCGTGGCGAGCGAATGGGAGGAACTGCGCGACGGGGTCTGGCGCACGAAGTGGACCACGCTGTTCCCGGCGCAGCCGCTGGCCTGGTGGCGGCGCGAGCGCGAGGGCATGCGCACGCCGCTGCACCGGTTCAACAACGACATGGTCTTCGTCGACGGCAAGCCGCTGCTGTCGCAGGGCTGGGCCGGCGAACTGGGCGAGGACGGCTACTACATCGACTACGAGCAGGGCTACGTCTACATCGGCGTCGATCCGGCCGATCGCCTGGTGGAGATCACCGCCCACGACATCGCATTGCACCGGCCCTCGCGCGAGGTGCACGGCAAGCCGTCCGACCGCAAGGGCCCGACCATCCGCGGCCTGACCTTCACCCAGTACGCGTTCCGCGCCATCGACATCGAGGGCAAGAAGCCGTCCACCGGCCCGAACGAGGAACCCACCGACGATCCGGTGGACGTGTCCGACCCGGCCGACCACGGCAAGGAAGTGGTCGGCACCACGCTGGAGAACGTGACCATCAGCTTCACCTCGCGCGTGGCCGGCTATTTCCGCGGCGACGGGCTGGTGATCCGCAACTCGCTGATCAGCGACACCGGCACCGAGGGCATCTACGTCATCGGCTCGTCCGACGTGCTGCTGGAGCGCAACATCATCCGCCGCAACAACATCGAGCAGCTGACCGGCTACTACCCGGCGGCGGTGAAGATCTTCAACCAGTCCTACCGGGTGACGGTGCGCGACAACCTGGTGATCGACCATCCGCATTCGAACGGCGTGTGGTACGACGTGGGCAATGTCGACGGCGTGTTCGCGAACAACCATGTCGAAGGCACGCTGATCGGCTTCTTCTTCGAGATCTCCAGGGGCGTGGTGGTGGCCGGCAACGTGTTCGTCGACAACGAGCAGGGCGTCCGCATCCTCAACAGCGCCGATGCGCGCATCTACCACAACACCTTCCTCGATTCGCCGGTCCTGATCGACCGCAACGAGCGCAGCGCGCAGGGCGACCACTTCGGCTGGCATCCGCGCACCGGCCCGGACGTGGACGAGCGCGAGGGTCACGCGTTCGAAGGCAACCTGCTGGCCGCCAGCGCCGGTTTCGACGCGTCGCTGCTGCGGTTCGAACAGCCGGCCGCGCTGTGCGACACGCTGAGGCGGCCGATGACCACGCGGGTCGACGGCAACGTCTACGCCCGGGCCGACGAGGACGGCGAGCCGCTGATCGTGTGGAGCCCCGTCGCGGCGAAGGACTGCGAGGCGCGCTTCGCGACCTTGCAGGGTTTCCGCAAGGCCACCGGGCTCGAGACGCGTGGCGTGTCGCTGCAGGGGCACGCGGGTGCGCTGTTCCGCAGCGTCGAGTTGCGTCGCTTCGAGCTGGCCGGACGACCGCCGGGGATGGAGGAAGTGGCGGTGGCGCCCGAGGCACGCGAGGCGCTGGGCTGGCAGGCGGAGACTGCGCTGCCGGGAGCGGTTCCGGCGCCCGACTGA
- a CDS encoding FKBP-type peptidyl-prolyl cis-trans isomerase — MEIAPACVASIHYTLTDDDGRVIDQSSDARPLRYFHGAGNIIPGLEKALAGRHAGDTLKVDVKPEEGYGVRNEGLVQELPRDSFKGVDKVEPGMQFEARTERGPLLVTVVAVDDDKVRIDGNHPLAGQTLHFDVRVLEVREATEDEKQNGRAGSP; from the coding sequence ATGGAGATTGCGCCTGCGTGCGTTGCCAGCATCCACTACACCCTGACCGACGACGACGGCCGGGTCATCGACCAGTCCTCCGACGCGCGGCCGCTGCGCTACTTCCACGGCGCCGGCAACATCATCCCGGGCCTGGAGAAGGCGCTGGCCGGACGCCATGCCGGCGACACGCTGAAGGTCGACGTCAAGCCGGAAGAAGGCTACGGCGTGCGCAACGAGGGCCTGGTGCAGGAGTTGCCGCGCGATTCGTTCAAGGGCGTGGACAAGGTCGAACCCGGCATGCAGTTCGAGGCGCGCACCGAGCGCGGGCCGCTGCTGGTGACGGTCGTGGCGGTCGACGACGACAAGGTCCGGATCGACGGCAACCACCCGCTGGCCGGGCAGACGCTGCACTTCGACGTACGCGTACTCGAGGTGCGCGAGGCGACCGAGGACGAGAAGCAGAACGGTCGCGCCGGCTCGCCGTGA
- a CDS encoding glutathione S-transferase family protein codes for MGMLVDGRWTNDEDALTDARGRLQRPDAAFRNWITADGSAGPTGEGGFPAEPGRYHLYIARACPWAHRATIFRELKGLQDLIGLSVTHWLMAEDGWTFAPAPGVIPDPLYGVDTLWQLYVRSNPGYTGRVTVPVLWDKTRGCIVSNESADILRMFNSAFDGVGARAGDYSPVALREEVDAVNKRVYDGLNNGVYKAGFAKTQSAYDDAVAGVFETLDWLEQRLSASEWLCGARMTEADWRLFTTLLRFDAVYHGHFKCNLRRLVDYPALWRYTRRLYAHPAVAPTVDFDHIKRHYYQSHRHINPTGIVPQGPILAFDAE; via the coding sequence ATGGGCATGCTGGTCGACGGCCGCTGGACCAACGACGAGGACGCGCTCACCGACGCCAGGGGACGCCTGCAGCGTCCCGATGCGGCGTTCCGCAACTGGATCACCGCCGACGGCAGCGCCGGCCCGACCGGCGAAGGCGGTTTCCCGGCCGAACCCGGTCGCTACCACCTCTACATCGCCCGCGCGTGTCCCTGGGCGCACCGCGCCACGATCTTCCGCGAGCTCAAGGGGTTGCAGGACCTGATCGGCCTTTCGGTCACCCACTGGCTGATGGCGGAGGATGGCTGGACCTTCGCCCCGGCCCCGGGCGTGATTCCCGATCCGCTCTACGGCGTCGACACCCTGTGGCAACTCTACGTACGTTCGAACCCCGGCTACACCGGCCGCGTCACCGTGCCCGTGCTTTGGGACAAGACACGGGGCTGCATCGTCAGCAACGAATCGGCCGACATCCTGCGCATGTTCAACAGCGCCTTCGACGGCGTCGGCGCGCGCGCCGGCGACTACTCGCCGGTCGCCCTGCGAGAGGAGGTAGACGCGGTCAACAAGCGCGTCTACGACGGACTCAACAACGGCGTGTACAAGGCCGGATTCGCGAAGACGCAGTCGGCCTACGACGACGCGGTGGCCGGCGTGTTCGAGACGCTCGACTGGCTGGAACAACGGCTGTCCGCTTCGGAATGGCTGTGCGGCGCACGCATGACCGAGGCCGACTGGCGGCTGTTCACCACGTTGTTGCGGTTCGACGCGGTCTACCACGGCCACTTCAAGTGCAACCTGCGCCGGCTGGTCGACTACCCGGCGCTGTGGCGCTACACGCGCAGGCTCTACGCGCATCCGGCGGTGGCGCCGACGGTCGATTTCGACCACATCAAGCGCCACTACTACCAGAGCCACCGCCACATCAATCCGACCGGGATCGTGCCGCAGGGCCCGATCCTCGCGTTCGACGCGGAGTGA
- a CDS encoding acyltransferase family protein produces MSTPQRDPYPDALRACALLVVVFGHWIATLPRLEDGRLVDTDHLLATWDAAGLLTWVVQVVPLFVFVSAAVSSDGVARRVAGGGQWNWWAARALSLARPTVTYLAVLVALAAASLLSGGRLLGVFDQSLTIHLWFLLMLLTVQALLPWCLRLDARFGLGAVLGLVAVAAGLDLLRAGASSPDDVRRLGALVDARPAGIAWLNMLVVWLLPQQLGIAWKRGRFRGAGAGAGLLVLGAVWLLLALASGYPVAMVGVALAGNNMLPPTLALVGVMWLQAGAVLLFEPLARRLLAGHAPARAIAVLGALGMPLYLWHKLAELPAAWLGERLGLPIDAGLPGEPGFWAGRAGWIALCLLMVAPVIALVLRFELRRDRDVPAVDDARRAIVGGVALYAGLAAALAWGVWPGAVVALPAVALASWQLRRRSGTG; encoded by the coding sequence ATGTCCACGCCGCAACGCGACCCGTACCCCGACGCCCTGCGCGCCTGTGCGCTGCTGGTGGTGGTGTTCGGACACTGGATCGCCACCCTGCCGCGGCTGGAGGATGGTCGCCTGGTCGATACCGACCACCTGCTTGCGACATGGGACGCGGCCGGGCTGCTGACCTGGGTGGTGCAGGTGGTGCCGCTGTTCGTGTTCGTCTCCGCGGCCGTCAGCAGCGACGGGGTGGCGCGGCGCGTGGCCGGGGGCGGACAGTGGAACTGGTGGGCGGCGCGCGCGCTGTCGCTGGCACGGCCGACGGTCACCTACCTGGCGGTGCTGGTGGCGCTGGCGGCGGCATCGCTGCTTTCGGGCGGTCGCCTGCTCGGCGTGTTCGACCAGTCGCTCACCATCCACCTGTGGTTCCTGCTGATGCTGCTGACGGTCCAGGCGCTGCTGCCGTGGTGCCTGCGCCTGGATGCACGGTTCGGCCTGGGCGCGGTTCTGGGGCTGGTCGCGGTCGCGGCGGGACTCGATCTTCTGCGCGCGGGCGCCTCGTCGCCCGATGACGTGCGCCGGCTGGGCGCGCTGGTCGACGCGCGGCCGGCCGGGATCGCCTGGCTCAACATGCTGGTGGTCTGGCTGCTGCCGCAGCAACTCGGCATCGCCTGGAAGCGGGGCAGGTTCCGTGGCGCGGGGGCGGGTGCCGGCCTGCTCGTGCTGGGCGCCGTGTGGCTGCTGCTGGCCCTCGCCAGCGGGTATCCGGTGGCGATGGTGGGCGTGGCGCTGGCCGGCAACAACATGCTGCCGCCGACGCTGGCGCTGGTGGGGGTGATGTGGCTGCAGGCAGGCGCGGTGCTGCTGTTCGAACCGCTGGCGCGACGGCTGCTGGCCGGACACGCGCCCGCCCGCGCGATCGCGGTGCTCGGCGCGCTGGGCATGCCGCTGTACCTGTGGCACAAGCTGGCGGAACTGCCGGCGGCATGGCTAGGCGAGCGGCTGGGTCTGCCGATCGACGCCGGCCTGCCGGGCGAGCCGGGCTTCTGGGCCGGGCGCGCGGGCTGGATCGCGCTGTGCCTGCTGATGGTTGCGCCGGTGATCGCGCTGGTGCTGCGCTTCGAGCTGCGGCGCGATCGCGACGTGCCCGCGGTCGACGACGCCAGGCGCGCGATCGTCGGTGGCGTGGCGCTGTATGCGGGCCTCGCGGCGGCGCTGGCGTGGGGCGTGTGGCCAGGCGCGGTGGTGGCGCTGCCCGCGGTCGCGCTGGCGTCCTGGCAGTTGCGGCGGCGATCGGGCACGGGCTGA